One Anaerobacillus alkaliphilus DNA window includes the following coding sequences:
- a CDS encoding DivIVA domain-containing protein: MPLTPLDIHNKEFNRGFRGYDEDEVNEFLDQVIKDYEIVLREKKELAEKVVDLDERLAHFANIESTLNKSILIAQETAEEVKRNAQKEAQLIIKEAEKNADRIINDSLSKSRKIALEIEELKKQASVYKMRFKMLIEAQLEMLGTDDWEDLSKSREERNEYVREG, from the coding sequence ATGCCCTTAACACCATTAGACATTCATAACAAGGAATTCAACAGGGGTTTTCGTGGTTATGATGAAGATGAAGTAAATGAGTTTTTAGATCAAGTAATTAAAGATTATGAGATCGTCCTTCGTGAAAAAAAAGAACTTGCTGAAAAGGTTGTAGATTTAGATGAACGATTGGCTCATTTTGCCAATATTGAATCTACTCTTAATAAATCTATACTGATCGCTCAAGAAACAGCAGAAGAAGTAAAAAGAAATGCACAGAAAGAAGCTCAGTTAATTATTAAGGAAGCCGAAAAGAATGCAGATCGTATTATCAACGATTCTTTGTCAAAATCAAGAAAGATTGCCTTAGAAATTGAAGAGTTAAAAAAGCAAGCTTCTGTCTATAAAATGAGATTTAAAATGTTAATAGAAGCTCAACTTGAGATGCTCGGTACTGACGACTGGGAAGATTTAAGTAAGTCTCGAGAAGAAAGAAATGAGTATGTAAGAGAAGGTTAA
- a CDS encoding RNA-binding protein has protein sequence MSVYDHFRKEERPFVDQVMEWKEGVKGRFLHKLTDFLDPREQQILTSIIGQDPDVVFSLYGGNENAERKRAFLHPPYLDATIDDYQLSAYRVHYPHKFVNLSHRDLLGSMMGLGLKREKFGDILLEEELIQIIVASEIGSYVEANLQSIGRAQVRLEQVSLNTLMLQKEEWLEKVITASSLRLDVILSEIYQVSRSKIMPYIESKKVKINWKLVEQPSFQLQAGDHISVRGLGRSKLITVQGKTKKDKWRLDIGLRK, from the coding sequence ATGAGTGTGTATGATCATTTTCGTAAAGAAGAGCGTCCTTTTGTCGATCAAGTAATGGAATGGAAAGAAGGAGTAAAAGGACGTTTTTTACATAAGTTGACAGATTTTTTAGATCCTCGGGAACAGCAAATCTTAACGTCAATTATTGGACAAGATCCAGATGTTGTTTTTTCCTTATATGGTGGAAATGAGAATGCTGAGCGTAAACGGGCATTTTTGCACCCTCCTTATCTTGACGCCACAATAGATGACTACCAACTCTCGGCTTATAGGGTTCATTATCCCCATAAGTTTGTAAATTTGTCTCATCGAGATTTGCTAGGGTCTATGATGGGTTTGGGATTGAAAAGAGAAAAATTTGGTGACATCTTACTAGAAGAAGAACTAATACAAATTATTGTTGCTTCTGAAATAGGTAGTTATGTTGAAGCGAATCTTCAAAGTATTGGTAGGGCTCAGGTTCGTTTAGAACAAGTTTCTCTCAATACATTGATGTTACAAAAAGAAGAATGGTTAGAAAAGGTTATTACAGCAAGTTCCCTTCGCTTGGATGTTATTCTTTCGGAAATTTATCAGGTATCTAGGTCAAAAATTATGCCATATATCGAATCGAAAAAAGTGAAAATCAACTGGAAGTTAGTTGAACAACCTTCGTTCCAACTTCAAGCTGGTGATCACATCTCGGTAAGAGGGTTAGGAAGAAGTAAACTAATTACTGTACAAGGTAAAACGAAAAAAGATAAATGGCGTCTTGATATTGGTTTGCGAAAATAG
- a CDS encoding YggT family protein translates to MAMIGNLINQLLFLYSYVVIAYILMSWFPNARESSIGQFIASLVEPYLAPFRKIIPPLGMIDISPIVAILALRFATNGVTAIFSMF, encoded by the coding sequence ATGGCTATGATTGGTAATCTCATCAATCAATTATTATTTTTGTATTCATATGTTGTCATTGCGTATATTCTGATGTCATGGTTTCCTAATGCAAGAGAATCTTCTATTGGACAATTCATTGCTTCACTGGTTGAACCGTACTTGGCTCCGTTTCGAAAAATTATACCTCCTCTTGGAATGATTGACATTTCTCCTATTGTTGCTATTCTTGCTTTACGTTTCGCAACAAACGGAGTTACAGCAATTTTCTCGATGTTTTAA